One Haloarchaeobius amylolyticus DNA window includes the following coding sequences:
- a CDS encoding SRPBCC family protein produces the protein MAIDLDIFESQIEHETVYEHPPERVWQALTESDLLAAWLMENDLDEMVEGETFQFEDDPVPLLWDGTVECEVLEVTPPERLKISWDGGGMNPETTVTWELESVDGGTRLRLAHEGLDGLRGLIMKTGLRGGWQSMHEKHLPELLDRVAAGETPGKTNDCSSHRTSRD, from the coding sequence ATGGCTATCGACCTCGACATCTTCGAGTCACAAATCGAACACGAGACGGTGTACGAGCACCCGCCCGAAAGAGTCTGGCAAGCGCTGACTGAGAGCGATCTTCTCGCAGCGTGGCTTATGGAGAATGATCTGGACGAGATGGTCGAAGGCGAAACCTTCCAGTTCGAAGACGACCCCGTACCGCTCCTCTGGGACGGTACTGTCGAATGCGAGGTACTGGAGGTGACTCCACCTGAGCGATTGAAAATTTCGTGGGATGGGGGTGGCATGAACCCGGAGACCACTGTTACGTGGGAGCTGGAATCGGTCGATGGGGGAACGCGTCTCAGGCTAGCACATGAAGGACTCGATGGACTCCGGGGGCTCATCATGAAGACGGGACTCCGCGGTGGCTGGCAATCGATGCACGAGAAGCATCTGCCTGAATTGTTAGATAGAGTCGCTGCAGGCGAGACGCCCGGAAAAACGAACGATTGTAGTAGCCACCGCACCTCTCGTGACTGA
- a CDS encoding VOC family protein gives MVTNTPDQLFTHIDLISIIVPDQDEALEWFTETLDFELRQDNPMPEGGRWVMIGVPGQENLNVVLQPPEWGPGGDDPEDRAALIGTDMLTMHTNDIESTVATLRERGVNITSEPAEVPWGTYALFEDPFGNTHQVIEPPA, from the coding sequence ATGGTTACGAATACGCCAGACCAACTCTTCACACACATCGACCTCATCAGTATCATCGTTCCGGACCAGGACGAAGCTCTGGAATGGTTCACTGAAACGCTCGATTTCGAACTCCGGCAGGACAATCCGATGCCTGAGGGGGGACGGTGGGTAATGATCGGAGTGCCAGGGCAAGAGAACCTAAACGTCGTGCTCCAGCCACCCGAATGGGGACCAGGTGGAGATGACCCCGAAGACCGTGCGGCACTAATCGGGACTGATATGCTCACGATGCACACCAATGACATCGAAAGCACTGTGGCCACCCTCCGAGAACGTGGGGTCAACATTACGAGCGAACCAGCGGAGGTCCCTTGGGGGACCTATGCGCTCTTCGAAGACCCGTTCGGAAACACCCATCAGGTCATCGAGCCTCCTGCGTAA
- a CDS encoding helix-turn-helix domain-containing protein, with protein sequence MIRARFGMEVPAEIWIADLSQMHPETTFRLLAGAPLEERTLELGEIIGPNPDAAMDDLEAHDSIVSFESLYIDGGRGLTKYETTEQGLFTFLGETSLPPEFPLTVQNGVMEFNITATRDQFDALGDRLEESPLKYDLLSVVHSDSSGDVLTPRQREFLETALHHGYYEVPRESTLADVAATLEVDKSTASVTLRRATNRIVDWFLLSTGDADVRS encoded by the coding sequence ATGATTAGGGCACGATTCGGGATGGAGGTCCCGGCCGAGATCTGGATTGCTGACCTCTCGCAGATGCATCCTGAGACTACGTTCAGACTCCTTGCCGGCGCGCCACTGGAAGAGCGAACGCTCGAACTTGGGGAAATAATCGGCCCGAACCCCGATGCTGCAATGGATGATCTTGAAGCGCACGACAGTATCGTCTCCTTCGAAAGCCTATACATCGACGGTGGACGCGGGCTGACGAAATATGAGACCACCGAACAGGGCTTATTCACGTTCCTTGGAGAAACCTCGCTTCCTCCCGAATTCCCGCTGACCGTCCAGAACGGCGTGATGGAGTTCAATATCACTGCAACGAGAGACCAGTTCGATGCGCTCGGGGACAGACTCGAGGAGAGTCCGCTCAAATACGACCTTCTCTCTGTCGTGCACAGCGACTCATCAGGAGACGTCCTCACACCTCGGCAACGGGAGTTTCTCGAGACCGCGCTGCACCACGGGTACTACGAGGTTCCGCGCGAGTCGACGCTCGCTGATGTCGCTGCGACCCTTGAGGTCGACAAGTCGACTGCAAGCGTCACGCTCCGACGGGCGACAAACCGGATTGTCGACTGGTTCTTACTGTCTACCGGCGACGCTGACGTGCGATCGTGA
- a CDS encoding winged helix-turn-helix domain-containing protein, translating to MAVEDDGTARDDHTTETTPEMAPEEAFALVGHEMRFAILRALWDAGEESLSFSELRTAVGNPDAGNFNYHLRKLLGPFVQKLESEDGGYELTVAAGYVMGAIESGGYHRSESVGPVRVDATCPECEGVVEAQYEDDKGRVACVDCDHRMFNAPMPPGAVAPTDADGLAELFNRWIRAVVRRVSAHICPVCAGRVNGRLVLDDENPVGEFRCEQCDRTVTAGIAAWLIEHPALVQFSMNHEVDPRKAPLWSTHWQQAVETVVVETEPPLAVVSITIDGDTLEIVVDDTMTVVETRRHWQ from the coding sequence ATGGCTGTAGAAGACGACGGCACCGCTCGGGACGACCACACCACAGAAACGACACCTGAGATGGCCCCCGAGGAGGCGTTTGCCCTCGTGGGGCACGAGATGCGCTTTGCCATCCTTCGGGCGCTCTGGGACGCAGGCGAGGAGAGCCTCTCCTTCTCTGAACTCCGAACTGCCGTCGGGAACCCTGACGCTGGGAATTTCAACTATCACCTCCGCAAGCTACTTGGCCCGTTCGTGCAGAAACTTGAGAGCGAGGATGGCGGCTACGAACTCACCGTCGCCGCTGGATACGTCATGGGCGCCATCGAATCCGGAGGCTACCATCGGAGCGAGTCCGTCGGGCCCGTCCGGGTGGACGCTACATGCCCCGAGTGCGAAGGTGTCGTTGAGGCCCAGTACGAGGATGACAAGGGCCGTGTGGCGTGTGTCGACTGTGACCACCGGATGTTCAACGCGCCGATGCCACCAGGTGCGGTCGCACCCACCGACGCTGACGGCCTTGCGGAACTGTTCAACCGCTGGATCAGGGCCGTCGTCAGGCGCGTCAGTGCCCACATCTGCCCGGTGTGTGCGGGGCGGGTTAACGGCAGACTCGTCCTCGACGACGAGAACCCAGTCGGAGAGTTCCGCTGTGAGCAGTGTGATCGAACGGTGACCGCCGGTATCGCGGCGTGGCTCATCGAACACCCTGCACTCGTCCAGTTCTCGATGAACCACGAGGTTGATCCACGCAAAGCCCCGCTCTGGTCGACCCACTGGCAGCAAGCCGTCGAGACGGTCGTCGTGGAAACCGAGCCTCCCCTGGCCGTCGTCAGCATTACCATCGACGGGGACACCCTCGAGATCGTCGTGGATGACACAATGACAGTCGTCGAGACTCGCCGGCACTGGCAGTGA
- a CDS encoding ArsR family transcriptional regulator, producing MGRDGDDGTADGSRGRGERTADADESVPEEMVSVVGALEDQCSREVLVLTAGRAQSADDIVAFSDSSRSTVYRRIRELVELDLLAETQELDPNGHHFNMYRARLDRVSIELDEDGFHIELVRKEFEDDAVARLNRLTERLKRS from the coding sequence ATGGGGAGAGACGGTGACGACGGCACGGCCGATGGTTCTCGCGGACGGGGAGAACGCACTGCGGATGCCGACGAAAGCGTGCCAGAAGAGATGGTATCCGTCGTGGGTGCCCTCGAGGACCAGTGCTCCAGAGAGGTCCTCGTATTGACTGCCGGCAGAGCACAGTCCGCTGATGACATCGTTGCCTTCTCAGATTCGTCTCGATCGACCGTCTACCGGCGAATCAGGGAGCTGGTCGAATTAGACCTCCTCGCGGAGACGCAGGAACTCGACCCGAATGGGCACCACTTCAACATGTACCGTGCACGCCTGGACCGTGTTTCTATCGAACTGGACGAGGATGGGTTCCATATCGAACTCGTTCGAAAAGAGTTCGAGGACGACGCGGTCGCTCGTCTGAACCGCCTGACCGAGCGCCTGAAGAGATCATGA
- a CDS encoding MFS transporter codes for MRQLLSNRTFVRLFAGRLVTNAGDSLAAVATMWLIHELGGSPALTGIAGALTLAPSTIQFVFGPLVDRLPLRRVLLSTQIAQLVVVLTVPVAWSLGVLSVWLVMAIGPLTALLNQPVYPAQSAALPRIVEAEDLTDANSAFAFALQGSDSVLNAIAGVIIAAVGGIAIFVVDAVTFAIAALLFARLTLDGTVADADPDGTAATAVSTDGGADEQTDDSALDTDGAEGTDEGSLTASVSSYWSDLIEGFSFVRGTVLLHLAFIPTIVNFHGGMSLALMPAFADTLGGATAYGTLLAVMAGGGLVGSLIASPVDGVRYGLLAPTALAISGLALLCAILVPGLVPTAVLFCVGVLPIGVLNVLSSALIQSAVPEGMVGRVTALMVSTSSMAAPLGAVIGGSLAGVFGVIPVFAAGSLTFFLAALHHLIVPSVRKLPPVAETPRITKE; via the coding sequence ATGCGACAGTTACTCTCCAATCGAACCTTCGTCCGGCTGTTCGCTGGACGACTCGTCACGAACGCCGGCGACAGCCTTGCGGCGGTCGCAACGATGTGGCTCATCCACGAACTCGGCGGCTCGCCAGCGCTGACAGGGATCGCTGGTGCCTTGACCCTCGCTCCGAGCACCATCCAATTCGTCTTCGGGCCGCTGGTCGACCGGCTCCCCCTCCGTCGCGTCCTGTTATCGACACAGATCGCCCAATTAGTCGTGGTGCTCACGGTCCCAGTCGCATGGTCCCTGGGCGTCCTCTCGGTCTGGCTGGTTATGGCTATCGGCCCGCTCACAGCGCTGCTCAACCAGCCGGTGTACCCGGCGCAGAGCGCGGCACTTCCCCGCATCGTCGAGGCGGAGGACCTCACCGATGCGAACTCGGCGTTCGCATTCGCGCTCCAGGGATCAGATTCCGTACTGAATGCTATTGCGGGTGTTATTATCGCCGCTGTCGGTGGTATCGCAATCTTCGTCGTCGACGCAGTAACCTTCGCAATCGCCGCATTACTTTTCGCCAGACTCACGCTAGACGGAACAGTAGCCGATGCCGACCCGGACGGTACAGCAGCCACGGCTGTCAGCACCGACGGCGGGGCGGATGAGCAAACCGACGACTCGGCTCTCGACACTGATGGAGCCGAAGGGACCGATGAGGGGTCCCTAACCGCGTCAGTGTCTTCCTACTGGTCAGATCTTATCGAGGGGTTTTCGTTCGTACGGGGTACTGTCCTTCTCCACCTCGCATTCATCCCGACAATCGTCAACTTCCACGGAGGAATGAGCCTCGCGCTCATGCCCGCCTTCGCTGACACGCTCGGCGGTGCCACCGCCTATGGGACGTTGCTCGCTGTGATGGCCGGCGGCGGGCTGGTCGGGTCGCTCATCGCGAGCCCCGTTGATGGGGTTCGGTACGGGCTACTTGCCCCGACAGCACTTGCTATCAGTGGACTCGCGCTGCTTTGTGCGATACTCGTCCCGGGGCTGGTGCCGACTGCGGTGCTATTCTGTGTTGGAGTTCTGCCCATCGGCGTGCTGAATGTCCTGTCAAGTGCACTCATCCAGTCCGCGGTTCCCGAGGGGATGGTCGGCCGTGTTACCGCGCTCATGGTCTCCACCTCATCGATGGCAGCCCCGCTTGGTGCCGTCATCGGCGGGTCTCTCGCTGGGGTCTTCGGCGTAATCCCAGTCTTTGCCGCCGGGTCGCTCACGTTCTTCTTGGCCGCGCTGCACCACCTGATCGTTCCGTCCGTCCGAAAACTCCCCCCGGTTGCTGAGACACCGCGCATCACGAAGGAGTGA
- a CDS encoding DUF6653 family protein produces MNVEKTLAKLFGLEGDNWLHHANPKSVYSRFPVLAMIAASVWSRIWIGEYFLVPLALTFVWTFLNPHLFDRPASLESWAARGVLGERIWKDRAEYEIPDGFPVKIQTLNALNFVGMVPYLYGLYVLDFWMMVAGFSVAFLSKLWFFDRMVWLYEELRHLEEVREWTA; encoded by the coding sequence ATGAACGTAGAGAAGACACTCGCGAAGCTGTTTGGCCTCGAGGGCGACAACTGGCTCCATCACGCAAACCCGAAGAGCGTATACTCTCGGTTTCCGGTCCTCGCTATGATCGCTGCGTCCGTCTGGAGTCGCATCTGGATAGGCGAGTACTTCCTCGTCCCACTGGCTCTGACGTTCGTCTGGACATTTCTCAACCCACACCTGTTCGACCGCCCTGCGTCGCTGGAAAGTTGGGCTGCACGTGGAGTGTTAGGTGAACGGATCTGGAAAGACCGGGCTGAATACGAAATTCCCGACGGGTTCCCGGTGAAGATACAGACCCTGAACGCCCTCAATTTTGTCGGCATGGTACCGTACCTCTACGGACTGTACGTGCTAGATTTCTGGATGATGGTTGCGGGCTTTTCGGTGGCGTTTCTGAGCAAGCTCTGGTTCTTCGACCGGATGGTGTGGCTTTACGAGGAGCTGCGCCACCTCGAAGAGGTCCGTGAATGGACCGCATAG
- a CDS encoding TetR/AcrR family transcriptional regulator encodes MRGFSDEEREQIRADLMDAGETLFARFGLAKTTVTELTDEVGIGTSTFYQFFESKEELYLAVLQRVAEDVYHEMRAAGIPEIDDPYRMTIELLNYIVDEIESNPLIRQLIVDDELGRLRSSQSPAEREAERQADIGYIETFVEPFFETGRIWGPDSETVAAAIAAIPYVALHRDDIGEERYSAVRDYIIEAFARGVTATEVK; translated from the coding sequence ATGAGAGGCTTCTCCGACGAGGAACGCGAACAGATCAGGGCTGATCTCATGGACGCTGGTGAAACGCTGTTTGCGCGCTTCGGGCTCGCGAAGACGACGGTCACGGAACTCACCGACGAGGTCGGGATAGGCACAAGTACGTTTTATCAGTTCTTTGAATCGAAGGAAGAACTCTATCTCGCAGTACTTCAGCGGGTTGCTGAAGACGTCTACCACGAGATGCGTGCCGCGGGAATCCCCGAAATCGACGACCCATACAGGATGACGATTGAACTTCTGAACTACATTGTCGACGAGATCGAGTCGAACCCGCTCATCCGCCAACTCATCGTTGACGACGAGCTCGGACGGCTCAGGTCGTCCCAATCCCCTGCAGAACGTGAGGCGGAACGGCAAGCCGACATCGGGTACATCGAGACGTTCGTCGAGCCGTTTTTCGAAACCGGGCGAATCTGGGGGCCCGATTCCGAAACCGTCGCCGCCGCTATCGCTGCGATACCGTACGTCGCCCTCCACAGAGACGACATCGGCGAAGAGCGGTATTCAGCGGTCCGCGATTACATAATCGAGGCGTTCGCAAGAGGGGTCACTGCAACTGAAGTGAAGTAG
- a CDS encoding alpha/beta fold hydrolase, which yields MGAVIGLAGCTDGNDDSTPNQTATTGAATTQPTTEPTTKTTTTEPPFAEVARTLVSRLASGEYEGAVELFAPDVASQVDAAQLESIWAELIRQQGAFVGIEGSNRTTVQSRTAVLITSRFAQGQQGLLVIFDEQARVLGFRLVPVGDATWSPPTYVDAQAIVTSELSVDNGASCTLPAETTVPEKALEEPGATPPPSAVFLGGSGPTDLDGSIGPNRPYRDLAYGLATKSTSSLRFTKRTAVCEVDPTAFTIDDEYTTDALAAVERTRSMPGFDNERTIIVGHSLGAKLAPRVADRIEGAAGVIMLAPPGRPLAELVLEQTRYLVELDGTVTEDEQAQLDAVAAAVNRIRKLDIGDDEIVLGGGRAYWESLAAYDAFETARSLSVPILVAWGTRDYQVTAADIDRWEQELSGQENVQFERYDGLNHLFMPGEGPGSPAEYQTLGHVAEEVVADLDDWATSIWSN from the coding sequence ATGGGTGCCGTCATCGGCCTCGCAGGTTGTACCGACGGCAACGACGATTCGACACCGAATCAGACTGCGACGACGGGTGCCGCTACGACCCAGCCAACAACCGAGCCAACGACGAAGACGACCACTACAGAACCGCCATTCGCCGAGGTCGCTCGCACACTCGTGAGCCGACTCGCATCAGGCGAGTACGAAGGAGCGGTCGAGCTGTTCGCACCGGATGTGGCGAGCCAGGTGGACGCCGCCCAACTCGAATCCATCTGGGCCGAACTCATCCGTCAGCAGGGTGCATTCGTTGGTATCGAAGGGAGCAACCGGACGACAGTCCAGTCACGAACTGCGGTGCTCATCACCTCAAGGTTCGCACAGGGCCAGCAGGGCCTGCTCGTTATATTCGACGAACAGGCACGCGTCCTCGGCTTCCGGCTCGTCCCTGTCGGTGACGCGACCTGGAGCCCGCCTACCTACGTCGATGCCCAAGCTATCGTGACCTCTGAGTTGAGCGTCGACAATGGTGCCAGCTGTACCCTTCCTGCCGAAACAACTGTCCCCGAGAAAGCGCTCGAAGAGCCGGGTGCAACGCCCCCGCCGAGTGCGGTGTTCCTTGGTGGGTCCGGACCGACAGACCTCGACGGCTCGATTGGCCCGAACCGACCATACCGTGACCTTGCATACGGGCTTGCGACCAAATCTACGTCCTCGCTTCGGTTCACCAAACGAACCGCCGTCTGTGAGGTCGACCCGACAGCGTTCACAATCGACGACGAGTACACTACGGACGCACTCGCGGCAGTCGAACGTACTCGTTCGATGCCAGGGTTCGATAACGAGCGCACTATCATCGTCGGGCACAGCCTGGGCGCAAAACTCGCCCCCCGTGTGGCCGACCGTATCGAAGGTGCCGCAGGAGTCATCATGTTGGCCCCGCCGGGGCGCCCGCTCGCCGAGCTCGTCCTCGAACAGACCCGCTATCTCGTCGAACTTGACGGCACGGTCACCGAGGATGAACAGGCGCAGTTGGACGCCGTCGCGGCAGCCGTAAACCGCATCCGCAAGCTCGATATCGGCGACGACGAGATAGTTCTCGGTGGAGGCCGTGCCTACTGGGAGAGTCTCGCTGCCTACGACGCGTTTGAAACCGCCCGGTCGCTCTCGGTCCCCATCCTGGTCGCTTGGGGGACTCGCGACTATCAGGTAACTGCGGCTGATATCGACCGGTGGGAGCAGGAGTTATCGGGACAAGAAAACGTCCAATTCGAACGATACGACGGGTTGAACCACCTGTTCATGCCCGGTGAAGGACCAGGATCACCAGCGGAGTACCAGACCCTCGGTCACGTCGCCGAAGAGGTAGTCGCGGATCTCGACGACTGGGCCACATCTATCTGGTCGAACTGA
- a CDS encoding DUF7351 domain-containing protein encodes MSEDPEPGQSLNAGVTEAAVELLANPTRLRIVDALGKQQTTRRESQAVGFAELQRLAGAEDSGNFAYHLNRLSGALVVQTDAGYRLSDAGSQVSSILHSPLLQSEDSVEVETDYECGVCGATIVARTTDGCIEFHCGSGHGFRTESVPGPVLEESVERALKLALGQIYTDLETMTRGHCPRCNNQMRWGTEAISTELGSHLISAECSACAMVCGSPVTTWALVDWDIRSRLHLAGIDLLETPLWDIRDLPVEGPTRVGGDEDTPPEETRFRLRFEVGDATFTVEIDGTATVLSLRDE; translated from the coding sequence ATGAGTGAAGATCCTGAACCCGGCCAGTCACTCAATGCCGGCGTCACCGAGGCGGCGGTCGAACTACTCGCGAACCCGACCAGACTCCGTATCGTGGACGCTCTCGGGAAGCAACAGACGACCCGTCGTGAGTCGCAAGCAGTCGGGTTCGCCGAACTTCAACGATTGGCCGGTGCAGAGGATTCTGGAAACTTTGCGTACCACTTGAACAGACTCAGTGGGGCCCTCGTCGTCCAGACGGATGCGGGCTATCGACTCAGTGATGCCGGGTCACAGGTTTCGAGCATTCTCCACTCGCCACTCCTGCAGTCGGAAGATTCCGTGGAGGTAGAGACTGATTACGAGTGTGGGGTCTGCGGTGCCACAATCGTTGCGCGGACCACCGACGGTTGTATCGAGTTCCACTGCGGATCCGGCCATGGCTTCCGAACAGAGAGTGTCCCCGGCCCTGTGCTAGAAGAGAGCGTGGAGAGGGCCCTCAAACTGGCGCTCGGGCAAATATACACCGACCTCGAAACCATGACTCGAGGGCACTGTCCACGCTGTAATAACCAGATGAGATGGGGGACCGAGGCGATCAGTACCGAACTCGGTTCTCACCTTATCTCGGCAGAATGTAGCGCCTGTGCGATGGTCTGTGGGAGCCCCGTTACCACGTGGGCACTCGTCGACTGGGACATCCGGTCACGGCTCCATCTCGCAGGAATCGATCTCCTCGAGACACCTCTCTGGGACATCCGGGACCTGCCAGTCGAGGGACCGACCCGAGTCGGTGGTGACGAGGACACACCACCAGAGGAGACTCGCTTCAGACTCCGTTTCGAGGTCGGGGACGCAACGTTTACAGTCGAGATAGACGGGACCGCAACCGTTCTGTCTCTCAGAGACGAATAG
- a CDS encoding serine hydrolase domain-containing protein: MGDQQHQIEGRVEPGFEPVKEAFEKNFEDRDELGAACAVSYQGELVVDIWGGYKDVERTDPWTEDTLVLVFSTTKGIAAATIAHARAAGHISYDARVAELWPAFGTNGKEDITVRQLLGHQAGLAAVNQTLTADRLEDREWLMETLARKRPDWTPGARHGYHAWTLGWYESELLRRCDPQSRALPEYFSAELADPLDLEFYIGIPDEIDEGRIAAIQGFGARDLVGNLTGFPWKMLLALANPRSMVSKSMSPFDVSSPAELNDPPYRYLQIPAGNGIGAVRDIARLYGALATEAGPPGFDTSTIDALAQPGNPPAEGPQDVILKTETAYSLGFWKPFEGFDFGTPAAFGAPGAGGSFAFADPARELGFAYAPNRMGVRVWDDPREVALRDAVSLCLDEL, encoded by the coding sequence ATGGGTGACCAACAACACCAGATCGAAGGACGTGTCGAACCAGGGTTCGAACCAGTCAAAGAAGCCTTCGAGAAGAATTTCGAGGACCGTGACGAACTCGGAGCCGCCTGCGCCGTCAGCTATCAGGGAGAACTCGTCGTCGACATCTGGGGTGGATATAAAGACGTTGAACGGACCGATCCATGGACTGAGGACACGCTCGTACTCGTCTTCTCGACCACTAAAGGCATTGCCGCAGCGACAATCGCACACGCCCGGGCCGCTGGCCACATCTCTTACGATGCCCGTGTGGCTGAGCTCTGGCCTGCATTTGGCACCAACGGGAAGGAGGACATCACTGTCCGGCAGTTACTCGGCCATCAGGCAGGGCTCGCAGCGGTCAATCAGACCCTCACTGCGGATCGCCTGGAAGACAGAGAATGGCTCATGGAAACTCTCGCGCGCAAGCGCCCTGACTGGACGCCGGGCGCTCGGCACGGCTACCACGCCTGGACCTTGGGCTGGTACGAGAGCGAACTCCTCCGGCGATGTGACCCCCAGAGCCGGGCACTTCCGGAGTACTTCAGCGCCGAACTCGCCGACCCGCTGGATCTCGAATTCTACATCGGGATTCCAGACGAAATCGACGAGGGCCGAATCGCCGCTATCCAGGGGTTCGGAGCACGTGACCTGGTCGGTAATCTTACCGGGTTCCCCTGGAAGATGCTCCTTGCACTGGCGAACCCCCGCTCGATGGTGTCGAAGTCGATGAGTCCGTTCGACGTGTCGTCGCCCGCTGAACTGAACGACCCGCCGTACCGGTATCTCCAGATACCCGCTGGGAACGGTATCGGTGCTGTCCGCGACATCGCCCGCCTCTACGGCGCCCTCGCCACCGAGGCTGGCCCACCAGGATTCGACACGTCGACGATTGATGCGCTTGCGCAACCGGGTAATCCGCCGGCAGAGGGACCGCAAGACGTGATATTGAAGACTGAGACAGCGTACTCACTTGGCTTCTGGAAGCCATTCGAGGGATTCGACTTCGGGACTCCCGCAGCATTTGGTGCGCCCGGTGCCGGCGGATCGTTCGCATTTGCCGATCCAGCCAGAGAACTCGGGTTCGCATACGCGCCAAACCGGATGGGAGTCAGAGTCTGGGACGACCCCCGTGAGGTGGCACTCCGTGACGCCGTCAGTCTCTGTCTCGACGAACTTTGA
- a CDS encoding ArsR/SmtB family transcription factor, translated as MTADSTSPEAIRDDVFHALAAEPRRRLLLLLATDEAAVGELAAEFDISRPAISEHLAVLKRAGLVSARKEGRRRIYSLEADSLAAALSWFVELDEFWAGHLEEVGSNLNGEQ; from the coding sequence ATGACGGCGGATTCGACGAGTCCGGAAGCGATCAGAGACGACGTATTCCACGCGCTTGCCGCAGAGCCACGCCGCCGACTCCTGCTCCTGCTCGCCACCGACGAGGCCGCCGTGGGCGAACTCGCCGCGGAATTCGATATTAGCCGCCCTGCAATCTCGGAACATCTGGCAGTGCTGAAGCGGGCGGGTCTCGTCTCCGCCAGGAAGGAAGGCAGACGACGAATCTACAGCCTCGAGGCAGACTCGTTGGCAGCAGCACTCTCCTGGTTTGTCGAACTGGATGAGTTCTGGGCAGGGCATCTTGAAGAGGTCGGTTCCAACCTCAACGGCGAACAGTGA
- a CDS encoding CPBP family intramembrane glutamic endopeptidase, whose amino-acid sequence MRNNVTVLATTLAIASLAVTLAMGVAEAVDTAVAAFDPLSEPILVDHVLDKMLVNFGVFTGVSLGYLQYRRSRGAGPLVRFRRPTWTDARFAIMGFFVVLGVGAVLHQTVAALDISTGENTLTAAAESDPRLYVVAAVTSILFVAPGEEILFRGVVQGRLREVFGPIAAVVLGGVVFAVPHLVAAYTGPGAVVSIGIVFGISLALGALYEYTGTLFVPIVAHGFYNVAILAIVALSAG is encoded by the coding sequence GTGCGAAACAACGTCACCGTCCTAGCTACCACCCTCGCGATTGCTTCGCTCGCGGTCACCCTCGCGATGGGTGTGGCCGAGGCTGTGGATACGGCAGTTGCCGCGTTCGACCCGCTGTCTGAGCCGATTCTCGTAGACCACGTCCTCGACAAGATGCTTGTGAATTTCGGTGTCTTCACCGGCGTCTCGCTCGGCTACTTGCAGTACCGCCGGTCCCGTGGTGCAGGGCCACTCGTACGATTTCGACGACCGACGTGGACGGACGCTCGGTTCGCCATCATGGGGTTCTTTGTCGTACTTGGTGTCGGCGCAGTCCTCCATCAGACAGTTGCTGCACTCGATATTTCTACTGGGGAGAACACTCTCACCGCAGCCGCTGAATCCGACCCTCGCCTCTACGTTGTCGCGGCCGTGACCAGCATCCTGTTTGTCGCCCCTGGCGAGGAGATCCTCTTCCGCGGTGTTGTTCAAGGTCGGCTTCGTGAAGTGTTCGGGCCCATCGCGGCAGTCGTCCTCGGTGGCGTCGTCTTCGCTGTCCCACATCTCGTCGCTGCCTATACCGGCCCTGGTGCCGTCGTGTCGATTGGTATCGTATTCGGGATCTCTCTCGCACTCGGAGCGCTCTACGAATACACGGGGACGCTGTTCGTACCGATTGTAGCACACGGTTTCTACAACGTCGCGATTCTCGCAATCGTGGCACTTAGCGCCGGATAA